A part of Microbulbifer sp. MI-G genomic DNA contains:
- a CDS encoding glycoside hydrolase family 19 protein, translated as MDRKKFYTALRRRDNRIFGTSLSQQQVKGIEAILDVFETHGDGRTKTLAYALATARHETAGRMVPVRETLAKDDTTARRRLRNARYAQPEPPYGHSYYGRGQVQLTWRHNYERSSADAGVDLVKFPDKALEPEIGARILICGLLDGRWNSSGHGIAHYLPTFGTDDLKNARRTVNVTNRWQLIGSYYHTFLKAIEEAGGLEVQEIKLAQTVSRKGKPPIPKPKPKPKSKPQP; from the coding sequence ATGGACCGCAAGAAATTCTATACAGCCCTGCGACGCCGTGATAATCGCATCTTTGGCACTTCCCTGTCTCAGCAGCAGGTGAAGGGAATCGAAGCGATTCTCGATGTCTTCGAAACCCACGGTGACGGCCGGACGAAGACACTGGCCTATGCCCTTGCAACGGCCAGGCATGAGACAGCCGGCCGCATGGTGCCGGTGCGCGAGACACTGGCAAAGGATGACACCACTGCGCGACGCAGATTGCGCAACGCCCGATACGCGCAACCGGAGCCGCCCTATGGGCATAGCTATTACGGTCGTGGACAAGTACAACTAACCTGGAGGCACAACTATGAGCGCTCAAGTGCCGACGCCGGAGTCGACCTGGTCAAATTTCCAGACAAGGCACTGGAACCTGAGATCGGCGCACGCATCCTGATCTGCGGGCTTCTGGATGGCCGATGGAACAGCAGCGGGCACGGTATCGCCCACTACCTGCCAACCTTCGGCACGGACGATCTGAAAAATGCCAGGCGCACTGTGAATGTCACCAACAGGTGGCAACTGATCGGCAGTTATTACCACACCTTCCTCAAGGCAATCGAAGAGGCGGGTGGCTTGGAGGTCCAGGAGATAAAGCTCGCCCAAACGGTCTCTAGGAAAGGCAAACCCCCTATTCCGAAGCCTAAACCGAAACCAAAGTCAAAACCACAACCGTAG
- a CDS encoding TonB-dependent receptor: protein MLKAFRQVAGWLVVLAIPQPGLAEDPKDKEHGEIEEVTVSGQKEPGAHDQFRTGQSGVILAGDELRLEISNTLGETLASQPGVHNATFGPSVGLPVLRGLSGVRVRIIEDGIGSWDASSLSPDHAVAIEPILAERIEVLQGASSIEFGNAAVGGVVHVDTQRIPFTKAGQSHSGAIEWRKEIINDHAQTTTAAKFNIENQRFGFHIDAYNRNHDDVEIPGCAIDVAQVNRQFGFNASQSNTCGYIANSDAEAKGYSIGAALTEEHWYIGASARNMKYDYGIPPGSHTEPRDSGHSHGGSEGGDPLIRIDLEQQRYDFRAGYRFQQDVLHQLELQIATVDYEHFEFESGFSGTHFVNDVTEAKLSLEHNLAAGFEGVIGIQAIDRYFSSTGDENFVPPSDVTSFGIYLVEKWQRGAWTFQAGGRFDITEIRQLQLTAPLRPDNYQLMHAPIEYKTSSFQLGVDYGLEHHQWFAALGRHQRTPDVHEFLSLGPHLATRSFDLGLLLRSDGNIPDPEQFNTLELGWDWSHGLGSTQIRLFRSEVDGFIYQNNTGIFYDLAEQLFRINCVRLAECLPVYEYQQNDAVIQGGEVQWLWPGVSVARGTLQVDWFVDYVEGNLEDAGDSGTGNEDIPRMPPWRLGAGAEWSSMQWLFDITATYVAALNNPGAFETETDSYLEVNASLHYRLTGRLENASVFLKGKNLSDQEIHNATSFIRNFAPEPGRSLELGLSWEW, encoded by the coding sequence GTGCTGAAGGCGTTTAGGCAGGTAGCAGGTTGGTTGGTCGTCCTGGCTATCCCCCAGCCGGGGCTAGCAGAAGATCCCAAGGACAAAGAACATGGAGAGATTGAAGAGGTCACTGTCTCCGGCCAGAAAGAACCGGGAGCCCATGACCAGTTTCGAACCGGTCAGTCTGGCGTAATCCTGGCTGGCGATGAACTTCGCCTTGAGATCAGCAATACCTTGGGAGAGACATTGGCAAGCCAGCCAGGAGTTCACAACGCCACCTTTGGGCCCAGTGTTGGTTTGCCAGTATTGCGTGGTTTGTCTGGTGTACGCGTCAGGATCATAGAAGATGGCATCGGCAGCTGGGACGCCTCATCGCTCAGTCCAGATCATGCTGTCGCTATAGAGCCAATACTAGCAGAACGCATAGAGGTACTTCAGGGCGCTTCAAGTATTGAGTTTGGTAATGCTGCGGTAGGGGGCGTCGTACACGTCGACACACAGCGTATCCCCTTTACAAAAGCAGGGCAGTCACACTCTGGTGCCATTGAGTGGAGAAAAGAAATCATTAACGATCACGCTCAAACAACAACTGCCGCAAAGTTCAATATTGAGAATCAGCGCTTCGGTTTTCATATTGATGCCTACAACAGAAATCACGATGATGTCGAGATCCCCGGTTGCGCCATAGACGTCGCCCAGGTGAATCGCCAGTTTGGTTTTAATGCGAGCCAGTCCAATACCTGTGGCTATATTGCCAACAGTGATGCTGAGGCGAAAGGCTATTCGATCGGTGCCGCATTGACCGAGGAGCACTGGTACATCGGCGCTTCGGCCCGAAATATGAAATACGACTACGGAATACCGCCGGGAAGTCATACAGAACCTCGAGACAGTGGCCACAGCCACGGTGGTAGCGAAGGTGGTGATCCGCTGATCCGTATTGATCTCGAACAACAGCGTTACGACTTTAGAGCGGGCTATCGATTTCAGCAAGACGTTTTGCATCAGCTAGAGCTGCAGATAGCGACAGTAGACTACGAACATTTCGAATTTGAGAGCGGATTTTCGGGTACGCACTTTGTCAATGATGTTACCGAGGCCAAACTGAGTCTTGAGCACAACCTTGCTGCAGGCTTTGAGGGTGTGATCGGGATACAAGCCATTGATCGCTATTTTTCCTCTACGGGCGATGAAAACTTTGTGCCCCCCTCGGATGTGACCAGTTTTGGCATCTACCTGGTAGAAAAATGGCAGCGCGGGGCCTGGACCTTTCAGGCGGGCGGGCGTTTCGATATCACGGAGATTCGCCAACTCCAACTGACAGCTCCCCTTCGCCCCGATAATTATCAGCTCATGCACGCGCCCATTGAATACAAGACCAGCAGCTTCCAGCTGGGTGTTGACTATGGACTGGAGCATCATCAGTGGTTCGCAGCACTCGGCAGACATCAGCGTACGCCCGATGTCCATGAGTTCTTGTCATTGGGGCCACACTTGGCGACCCGCAGTTTCGACCTCGGTTTGCTGCTGCGCTCCGATGGTAACATTCCAGATCCAGAGCAGTTTAACACTTTAGAATTGGGGTGGGATTGGTCACACGGCCTGGGCAGTACCCAGATCAGGCTATTTCGCAGTGAAGTGGACGGGTTTATCTATCAGAATAATACAGGGATTTTCTACGACCTCGCCGAACAGCTGTTTCGTATTAACTGCGTTCGGCTAGCCGAGTGCCTGCCCGTTTATGAATACCAACAGAACGATGCAGTGATACAGGGTGGCGAAGTGCAATGGCTGTGGCCTGGAGTTTCTGTCGCTCGCGGTACCTTGCAAGTCGACTGGTTTGTAGACTACGTGGAGGGAAATTTAGAAGATGCTGGTGACAGCGGCACTGGTAATGAAGACATTCCCCGAATGCCACCCTGGCGTCTTGGCGCAGGGGCTGAATGGTCTTCGATGCAATGGTTGTTTGATATCACAGCGACTTATGTAGCTGCGCTAAACAACCCCGGTGCCTTCGAGACAGAAACCGACAGTTATCTTGAAGTGAATGCGAGTTTGCACTACAGGCTGACGGGACGGCTGGAAAACGCCAGCGTGTTCCTCAAAGGCAAGAATTTGAGTGACCAGGAAATTCACAATGCTACATCATTTATTCGAAATTTTGCTCCGGAGCCAGGTCGTTCTCTGGAGTTAGGGCTAAGCTGGGAGTGGTAA
- a CDS encoding VOC family protein, giving the protein MFSHIMVGTNDMQKAKAFYDAVLGSLGHKPGVIDEKGRCFYFTKTGVFAISKPINGESACHANGGTIGFTANSKEEADAWHLAGLENGGACCEDPPGMRDGVTGKYYLAYLRDPDGNKICALHQVG; this is encoded by the coding sequence ATGTTTAGTCATATTATGGTAGGCACCAATGATATGCAGAAAGCCAAAGCATTTTATGATGCTGTTTTGGGGAGCCTGGGTCATAAGCCTGGGGTCATTGACGAAAAGGGTCGTTGTTTTTATTTTACCAAGACGGGCGTGTTTGCCATCAGCAAGCCTATCAATGGCGAATCGGCCTGCCATGCGAATGGCGGCACCATCGGATTTACCGCGAATAGTAAAGAGGAGGCTGATGCTTGGCACTTAGCCGGGCTTGAAAACGGAGGTGCCTGCTGTGAGGACCCACCGGGGATGCGCGATGGAGTAACTGGCAAGTACTATCTCGCCTACTTACGTGATCCTGATGGAAATAAGATCTGTGCTCTTCACCAGGTGGGATAA
- a CDS encoding cation:proton antiporter: MGYEDITIVALFILVYAAISGRADRTMINGALVFTSFGFIVGNSGLGLLDLNVTSEGLRVLAELTLALVLFTDAANADLGVLRKTIAVPRRLLTIGLPITILFGTLVGALIFPGLDLIEVALLATILAPTDAALGKAVVSNQSVPVGIRQGLNVESGLNDGICVPILFVFLALATGEAAPQSSGILALKLVSEEIGIGLVVGIGLTFPISQFLRVAAERGWMNESWSQLPVTALAVCCFSAAQWFGGSGFIAAFSGGLLFGWLAGKAKVGVLLTAEGTGDILTLITWVVFGATIVGMGMGLINWQIVCYALLSLTVIRILPVWLCLIGTGPRIAEKLFIGWFGPRGLASIVFAVIVLNKNLPGGATIAATVACTIVLSVITHGLSANPLAMRLARSEESQGDH; this comes from the coding sequence ATGGGTTATGAAGATATCACTATTGTCGCGTTATTCATTCTAGTCTATGCTGCGATTAGCGGCAGGGCTGATCGCACTATGATCAATGGTGCCTTGGTCTTTACTTCTTTCGGGTTTATCGTAGGCAATTCTGGCTTAGGCCTACTCGATCTAAACGTCACATCAGAGGGACTGCGAGTTCTTGCAGAGCTGACGCTTGCCTTGGTGCTCTTCACCGATGCAGCCAATGCAGACCTTGGCGTATTGCGTAAAACAATAGCCGTGCCGCGTCGACTGCTGACAATCGGGCTACCAATAACAATCTTATTCGGAACCCTGGTTGGTGCACTGATTTTTCCGGGCCTCGACCTCATTGAAGTAGCGCTACTGGCAACTATTCTTGCACCTACAGATGCCGCTTTAGGAAAAGCGGTAGTGTCTAACCAGTCTGTACCAGTTGGAATTCGACAGGGATTAAACGTGGAAAGTGGCCTTAATGATGGAATTTGTGTTCCCATCCTGTTTGTATTTTTGGCTTTGGCTACGGGTGAAGCGGCCCCGCAATCTTCGGGTATCCTGGCATTAAAGTTGGTGAGTGAAGAAATTGGCATAGGGTTAGTAGTTGGAATTGGATTAACTTTTCCTATAAGTCAATTCCTTCGTGTGGCAGCGGAACGTGGCTGGATGAATGAAAGTTGGAGCCAGCTACCAGTGACGGCCCTTGCAGTGTGCTGTTTTTCAGCAGCCCAATGGTTTGGTGGCAGCGGATTTATCGCTGCATTTTCAGGAGGGCTTCTATTTGGCTGGCTTGCCGGAAAAGCAAAAGTGGGTGTGCTGCTCACTGCTGAGGGGACAGGCGATATTCTGACACTCATCACCTGGGTTGTGTTTGGAGCTACCATTGTCGGTATGGGCATGGGTTTGATTAACTGGCAGATTGTCTGCTATGCCTTATTGAGTCTGACAGTGATCCGTATCTTGCCTGTTTGGCTATGCCTTATCGGCACTGGTCCTCGAATTGCAGAAAAATTATTTATAGGATGGTTTGGTCCGCGAGGACTGGCGAGTATTGTGTTTGCCGTTATTGTGCTCAACAAGAACCTGCCCGGTGGAGCGACAATTGCGGCAACTGTTGCATGCACTATTGTCTTGAGTGTGATAACCCATGGCCTGAGTGCAAATCCACTGGCGATGCGGCTGGCCCGTAGCGAAGAAAGTCAAGGGGATCACTAA